The genomic window TAAGTCTGTAACAGGTTTAAGGTCCTTATCAAGGAAGGTATCGTGTTGAACAAAAACGCCAAGCTCTTTGTCTTCGGGATAATACATGTTATCAATGATGTCCTGCCACTGAGTTAATTCCTCTTCGGCTATCGTCACGGTTGTTTGTGCAGCATGCTTTTTATAGCTTTCACTTGTATAACGTAATACCCAAGCAGCAATTGTGTTTGTATACCAGTTATTGTTGATGTTATTTTCGTATTCATTTGGTCCGGTCACACCATGGATCATATATTTTCCGGCTCTTTTAGAGAAATGGACTCTGTCAGCCCAAAAACGAGCAACCTCTGTCAACACCTCCAAGCCTTTTGTCTGCAAGTAGGTCGTATCGCCTGTATAATTAGTGTAGTTATAGATGGCATAAGGAATCGCACCATTTCGATGAATTTCTTCAAAGGTAATTTCCCACTCGTTATGGCATTCCACTCCGGTGAAAGTCACCATCGGATAAAGTGCACCTGCCAAGCCTTGCTGCTGTGCGTTGTGTTTTGCTTGCGGCAGCTGATTGTAGCGATAAGTCAACAAATTTTCAGTCACTTCGGGTTTTGCTAGTGCCAGATAAAGAGGGACGGCGTACGCTTCTGTATCCCAATAGGTGGCGCCACCGTATTTTTCTCCGGTAAAGCCTTTAGGACCGATGTTTAAGCGTTCATCTTCTCCATAATAGGTAGCAAATAATTGGAATAAGTTGAAGCGAATCCCTTGTTGCGCTTCATCATCACCTTCGATCACAACATCTGCCAAAGCCCAGCGCTCAGCCCATGCAGCAGCTTGTGCTAATTTTGCCTGTTCATAGGAAACACTCTCTGCTGCACGTAACAGTTCTTTTCCTTTTTCAACTTGCTGTATGTCTTTGACGTTACGACTTGTGACAACGATCACGCGTTTGGTAAGAGAGAGCTTCTCGCCATGTGTAAGATCGAATGAAAAGCTTTCTTCAATAGTTAAGTCGGATGCTGTTTTCTTTTTAGCTATAGGAGCTGTTGTTTCATGGCTCATTAAGCTAGTCACGGTGAATTGCTCGATGCCAAAATCATTAGGGATCGTACGAACAGTTAAGTAGCTGTCCTCTTCAGAGGAGGTACTTGCCTGTTGGGATTCCCAGAACATTTCTTCGTAATTACTATCTTCATTGTGAACGTGGTTGTCCAGTTTAGAAACAACGCGCAGGACAGCATCGCCTTCAAGCAGCTCGGCTTCCATTTTAATCAGCGCCAGCTCTTTCGTTTCTAAGCTTAAGAAACGTTCGAAATGAAAACGAACTTTACTATGAGCCACTGTTACAGTAAATTCTCTGGTCAGCACACCGTTTTTCATATCTAGTTCCAAATAAAAGTCTTCGGCATCAAGTAGCGCAAGATCGATTGGGGTATCGTTGACGAATAGCTCCATTGATAGAAAGTTGACTGCGTTGATTACTTTACCAAAATAATCAGGATAGCCGTTTTTCCACCAGCCGACGCGTGTCTTGTCTGGGTACCAAATACCCGCCAAATAGGTTCCTTGATGATGGTCACCGGAATAATGTTCCTCAAAGTTTCCCCGCATCCCCATGTAACCATTTCCTATACTAGTCAATGATTCCTGTAGCCGTAATTGTTCTTTATCTAACGTGGTCGTTGTCAATTTCCAAGGATCGACAGCAAATAATCGTTTTAG from Enterococcus sp. 9E7_DIV0242 includes these protein-coding regions:
- a CDS encoding glycoside hydrolase family 65 protein, which encodes MKQLKRLFAVDPWKLTTTTLDKEQLRLQESLTSIGNGYMGMRGNFEEHYSGDHHQGTYLAGIWYPDKTRVGWWKNGYPDYFGKVINAVNFLSMELFVNDTPIDLALLDAEDFYLELDMKNGVLTREFTVTVAHSKVRFHFERFLSLETKELALIKMEAELLEGDAVLRVVSKLDNHVHNEDSNYEEMFWESQQASTSSEEDSYLTVRTIPNDFGIEQFTVTSLMSHETTAPIAKKKTASDLTIEESFSFDLTHGEKLSLTKRVIVVTSRNVKDIQQVEKGKELLRAAESVSYEQAKLAQAAAWAERWALADVVIEGDDEAQQGIRFNLFQLFATYYGEDERLNIGPKGFTGEKYGGATYWDTEAYAVPLYLALAKPEVTENLLTYRYNQLPQAKHNAQQQGLAGALYPMVTFTGVECHNEWEITFEEIHRNGAIPYAIYNYTNYTGDTTYLQTKGLEVLTEVARFWADRVHFSKRAGKYMIHGVTGPNEYENNINNNWYTNTIAAWVLRYTSESYKKHAAQTTVTIAEEELTQWQDIIDNMYYPEDKELGVFVQHDTFLDKDLKPVTDLDPKDLPLNQNWSWDKILRSCFIKQADVLQGIYFFGEDYTAEEKKRNFDFYEPMTVHESSLSPSIHAVLAAELGMEEKAVEMYQRTARLDLDNYNNDTEDGLHITSMTGSWLAIVQGFAQMKTANETLSFAPFLPSDWTKYAFHINYRGRLLAIEVGKQLTIELLEGTPLTLKVYEETRELSDKLILPLQRS